In Burkholderiales bacterium, one DNA window encodes the following:
- a CDS encoding MFS transporter, whose amino-acid sequence MSLRGTEARAAAPPAAIVLPFSAGYFLSYLFRSVNAVIAPELVAEFSLSATQLGLLTAAYFLAFGAFQIPLGMLLDRFGPRRTNAALLLIAGTGAMLFGAAGSPAVLFGARALIGLGVCGCLMSSIKAFTLWFPIGQLPARSGWVFFAGGLGAVASTAPVEAVLAVIDWRGVFIALGAACMVVSGAIFFVVPERASGRATETLAQQMAGVVMVFRSATFWRIALASTLFQALNMAIQGLWAGPWLADVARLDRSEIAKHLLALGGATMCGFLFWGACAARLARRGVAPFTVFVAATGVFLAVQLPLVLGATASPLLLWGAFGFFGTSGSLAFTIVSQSFPMALTGRANTALNLLVFLTAFATQWLFGAIVDLWPAPSGGYLADGYSAAFGFFFVLELFAFAWMLRARPATGERAELR is encoded by the coding sequence GTGAGCCTGCGCGGCACCGAAGCGCGCGCCGCGGCCCCGCCCGCGGCGATCGTGCTGCCGTTTTCGGCGGGCTATTTCCTGTCCTATCTGTTCCGCAGCGTCAATGCGGTGATCGCGCCGGAGCTGGTGGCCGAATTCTCTCTCTCCGCCACGCAGCTCGGACTGCTCACCGCGGCGTACTTTCTCGCCTTTGGCGCGTTCCAGATTCCCCTCGGGATGCTGCTCGACCGCTTCGGACCGCGCCGCACCAACGCCGCGCTGTTGCTCATCGCGGGTACCGGAGCCATGCTGTTCGGCGCGGCCGGCAGTCCGGCCGTTCTGTTCGGTGCCCGCGCGCTGATTGGCCTGGGCGTCTGCGGCTGCCTGATGTCGAGCATCAAGGCGTTCACGCTCTGGTTTCCGATCGGACAACTGCCTGCCAGGAGCGGCTGGGTCTTCTTCGCGGGCGGACTCGGCGCGGTGGCGTCGACCGCGCCGGTGGAAGCGGTGCTCGCCGTGATCGACTGGCGCGGCGTGTTCATCGCACTGGGCGCCGCGTGCATGGTTGTGTCGGGCGCAATCTTCTTTGTGGTACCGGAGCGCGCTTCCGGACGCGCGACCGAGACGCTGGCACAGCAGATGGCGGGTGTGGTGATGGTCTTCCGTTCGGCGACCTTCTGGCGCATCGCGCTAGCCTCGACGCTGTTTCAGGCGCTCAACATGGCGATCCAGGGGCTTTGGGCGGGACCGTGGCTCGCGGACGTCGCGCGGCTGGACCGCAGCGAGATCGCGAAGCATCTCCTGGCGCTGGGCGGCGCCACGATGTGCGGGTTTCTGTTCTGGGGCGCGTGCGCAGCGCGGCTCGCCCGCCGCGGAGTTGCGCCCTTCACCGTATTCGTCGCGGCGACCGGCGTGTTTCTCGCCGTGCAGCTGCCGCTCGTGCTCGGCGCGACCGCGAGCCCGCTGCTGCTGTGGGGCGCATTCGGCTTCTTCGGTACTTCCGGCAGCCTCGCTTTTACGATCGTGTCGCAAAGCTTTCCGATGGCGCTGACCGGCCGTGCCAACACGGCGCTCAATCTTCTGGTCTTCCTGACCGCGTTCGCGACGCAGTGGCTGTTCGGCGCGATCGTGGATCTCTGGCCCGCGCCCTCCGGCGGATATCTGGCGGACGGATACAGCGCCGCGTTCGGCTTTTTCTTCGTGCTCGAACTGTTCGCGTTCGCCTGGATGCTGCGCGCGCGGCCCGCCACCGGTGAGCGTGCCGAATTGCGCTAA
- a CDS encoding phage holin family protein, giving the protein MLRLRAMRYHPVVSFLLFWGVNTLSLWVADAVFQGIAFDDAQALFVSGLLLGMANAFIKPIVLILTLPLTVVTFGLFILVANALMLLLVAWAVPGFQVAGFWSGALIALFVSILSLLINRALGFDGSVARRTR; this is encoded by the coding sequence ATGCTACGATTGCGCGCCATGCGCTATCACCCGGTCGTGAGCTTCCTGCTGTTCTGGGGCGTGAACACGCTTTCGCTGTGGGTGGCGGACGCGGTGTTCCAGGGCATCGCGTTCGACGACGCACAAGCGCTCTTCGTCTCGGGCCTGCTGTTGGGCATGGCGAACGCCTTCATCAAGCCGATCGTGCTGATTCTCACCCTGCCGCTCACGGTGGTGACCTTCGGCCTGTTCATTCTGGTGGCCAACGCGCTCATGCTCCTGCTGGTGGCGTGGGCTGTTCCGGGTTTCCAGGTCGCGGGATTCTGGTCCGGTGCGCTGATCGCGCTGTTCGTTTCCATTCTGTCGTTGCTGATCAATCGGGCGCTCGGCTTCGACGGGAGCGTTGCGCGCCGCACCCGGTGA
- a CDS encoding DMT family transporter, which translates to MTTLPRSLWALLALLTLAWGLNWPMMKLALAELPVWTFRGACVAAGSIGLFAIARTGGLPLRIARHQRWRVAVTAFFNITLWNVLIGYGLTLLPSGRAAILAYTMPLWTVLLSICALNEPLTTRRIAGLALGLAGLALLLGTELAVLRAAPVGALLVLGAAVSWAIGTVLMKRYPTDLPTTAFVAWQLAIGGLPIVLGALVLDWGAWRPISVGPTIGLLYNMFVAFIFCHWAWFKIATSAPAGVASLSTMMIPVVGVFSGMLVLGEQPKWPEFAALGLVLLALATVLVPQRIFSR; encoded by the coding sequence ATGACCACGCTTCCCCGCTCGCTGTGGGCGCTGCTTGCGCTGCTGACACTGGCCTGGGGCCTGAACTGGCCGATGATGAAGCTGGCGCTCGCGGAACTGCCGGTGTGGACGTTTCGCGGCGCGTGCGTGGCGGCTGGCAGCATCGGCCTGTTCGCCATCGCCCGCACGGGCGGGCTGCCGCTTCGCATCGCGCGGCACCAGCGCTGGCGCGTTGCAGTGACGGCTTTTTTCAACATCACGCTGTGGAACGTGCTGATCGGCTATGGGCTCACACTGCTGCCCTCGGGCCGCGCGGCCATCCTCGCCTACACCATGCCTCTGTGGACCGTGCTGTTGTCGATCTGCGCGCTGAACGAGCCGCTCACCACGCGGCGCATCGCCGGGCTCGCGCTGGGTCTGGCCGGGCTCGCCTTGCTTCTGGGCACCGAGCTCGCGGTGCTGCGCGCGGCACCGGTGGGCGCTTTGCTGGTCCTCGGGGCCGCGGTGTCGTGGGCCATCGGCACGGTGCTCATGAAGCGCTATCCCACCGATCTGCCGACCACCGCCTTCGTCGCTTGGCAACTGGCCATCGGGGGGTTGCCCATCGTGCTCGGGGCGCTTGTGCTCGACTGGGGAGCGTGGCGCCCGATCAGCGTGGGCCCCACCATCGGGCTGCTCTACAACATGTTCGTGGCCTTCATCTTCTGCCACTGGGCGTGGTTCAAGATCGCGACCAGCGCGCCGGCCGGCGTGGCTTCGCTGTCCACCATGATGATTCCGGTCGTGGGTGTCTTCAGCGGCATGCTCGTGCTGGGTGAGCAACCGAAGTGGCCGGAGTTCGCGGCGCTTGGTCTGGTGTTGCTGGCGCTCGCCACCGTACTGGTCCCGCAGAGAATCTTTTCGCGCTAG
- a CDS encoding lytic transglycosylase domain-containing protein: MTLTYRIRLTLCAGLAAFLSSPASADIYRYVDQDGHVHYTNVPPDSRFKLYMKIVSDPDPMRETLASEVRHYGPQQRSRYDKHIRAAAKANRLDPALLHAVISAESGYNPFARSRKGATGLMQLMPDTARRYGVKNLLDPVQNIHAGARYLRDLMDLFNSDLQLVLAAYNAGENAVLRAGMKIPPYSETMTYVPRVITYYRQYRTRS; encoded by the coding sequence ATGACCTTGACTTACCGCATCCGCCTGACGCTGTGCGCCGGCCTCGCCGCATTCCTGTCAAGTCCTGCCTCGGCCGACATCTACCGTTACGTGGACCAGGACGGACACGTGCACTACACCAATGTGCCGCCCGACAGCCGCTTCAAGCTGTACATGAAAATCGTCTCCGATCCCGATCCGATGCGCGAGACGCTGGCGTCCGAAGTGCGCCACTACGGGCCGCAGCAGCGCAGCCGCTATGACAAGCACATCCGCGCCGCCGCCAAGGCCAACCGCCTCGACCCGGCGCTGCTGCACGCGGTGATCTCCGCCGAATCAGGCTACAACCCCTTCGCCCGATCGCGCAAGGGCGCGACCGGGCTCATGCAGCTCATGCCCGACACGGCGCGCCGCTACGGCGTGAAGAACCTGCTCGACCCGGTGCAGAACATCCATGCCGGGGCACGCTACCTGCGCGACCTGATGGATCTGTTCAACAGCGACCTGCAGCTCGTGCTCGCCGCGTACAACGCCGGCGAGAACGCCGTGCTGCGCGCGGGCATGAAGATCCCGCCCTACTCGGAGACGATGACCTATGTCCCGCGGGTCATCACCTATTATCGCCAGTACCGGACGCGCTCCTGA
- a CDS encoding alkaline phosphatase PhoX: MDRRDFLKHASATIGGILSAKSIATLTAHRAWAQERPNRSRAFGKGYGELKRTPDQNGEFVLALPEGFQYVTFGKTGQKMSDGFSTPCNHDGMTCLARDRHVVRLIRNHEVRNPAGDFTAGVTGPVATRYDPKGMGGCVSLDFDIRRKRLVRDFISINGTIVNCSGGLAYKDAGWLTCEETIHGPEQGFDKPHGYVFLVSRDAEIPSLAQPIVAMGRFAHEGAVADNASGTVYQTEDAGNTSGFYRYLPNDPENLLSGGVLQMLKVRGISNYNTLTNQVVGTPLPAEWVTIDNPNPDPLTPTTSCFAQGFAQGAARFNRLEGVFRGENGSVYFVSTSGGNAQRGQLWHYLPGSTDSGTLVLVYESPGSHALDSPDNLCVTPRGGILFCEDDASGDSDTHPLAPGHYNVDRLIGLNRDGEPFEFAVNIYNTSEFAGACFSPDGAILFVNIFGEAVPGSGMTCAIWGPWERGAL, from the coding sequence ATGGACCGTCGCGATTTTCTGAAGCACGCATCCGCAACCATTGGGGGCATCCTTAGCGCGAAGAGCATAGCCACGCTCACGGCTCACCGGGCCTGGGCCCAGGAGCGGCCAAATCGCTCGCGGGCTTTCGGCAAGGGTTACGGGGAACTGAAACGCACGCCGGATCAGAACGGCGAATTCGTTCTGGCGCTGCCGGAAGGCTTCCAGTACGTCACGTTCGGCAAGACCGGCCAGAAAATGAGCGACGGCTTTTCCACCCCGTGCAATCACGACGGCATGACCTGCCTTGCGCGGGACAGGCATGTGGTCCGGCTGATCCGCAATCACGAGGTGCGCAATCCAGCGGGCGATTTCACCGCGGGTGTGACTGGCCCCGTCGCCACGCGCTACGACCCCAAGGGTATGGGCGGGTGCGTGAGCCTCGATTTCGACATCCGCCGCAAACGGCTCGTGCGCGACTTCATCAGCATCAACGGCACGATCGTGAACTGTTCCGGCGGCCTTGCCTACAAGGATGCCGGCTGGCTCACGTGCGAGGAAACGATCCACGGCCCCGAGCAGGGCTTCGACAAGCCGCATGGCTATGTCTTTCTGGTTTCGAGGGACGCCGAAATTCCATCGCTCGCACAGCCGATCGTCGCGATGGGGCGGTTTGCCCATGAGGGCGCGGTTGCGGACAATGCGAGCGGCACCGTCTACCAGACCGAGGACGCCGGAAACACCAGCGGCTTCTACCGCTATTTGCCGAACGATCCGGAAAACCTCTTGTCTGGCGGCGTTTTGCAGATGCTCAAGGTGCGCGGAATCAGCAACTACAACACACTCACCAACCAGGTCGTCGGAACGCCACTGCCCGCCGAATGGGTCACCATCGACAACCCAAATCCGGACCCGCTGACCCCGACGACGAGCTGTTTTGCCCAGGGCTTCGCCCAGGGCGCCGCACGCTTCAACCGCTTGGAGGGTGTGTTCCGCGGCGAGAACGGCAGCGTGTACTTTGTCTCCACCAGCGGCGGCAACGCCCAGCGTGGCCAGCTCTGGCATTACCTCCCAGGCTCAACCGACAGCGGCACCCTCGTGCTGGTGTACGAGTCGCCGGGGAGCCACGCGCTCGATTCGCCGGACAACCTGTGCGTGACCCCGCGCGGCGGCATCCTCTTCTGCGAGGACGATGCGAGCGGGGACAGCGACACGCATCCGCTGGCGCCGGGACACTACAACGTGGACCGCCTGATCGGACTGAATCGCGATGGCGAGCCGTTCGAGTTCGCGGTCAACATCTACAACACCAGCGAGTTCGCCGGTGCCTGCTTCAGCCCGGATGGTGCGATCCTGTTCGTCAACATCTTCGGCGAGGCTGTTCCCGGCAGCGGGATGACCTGTGCGATCTGGGGACCGTGGGAACGTGGCGCGCTCTGA
- a CDS encoding dihydrodipicolinate synthase family protein, whose translation MPAITQPAGIYSMLYAFFDAKGRLDRAAMRRQVEACVKSAVHGVAALGLATEVAKLAESERRTLVEWVAEELAGRLPLAVTVVGATVAEQVAFARFAHSLGAAWVILQPPRIAGAGDAELVPFFSEVMERLDMTVAVQNAPEYIGVGLSHAGIARLARTHTHFTVLKGEGPALLIRELIEQTGGRLAVFNGRAGLELTDNLRAGCAGMVPGIDTMERQARIFDLMRAGEEARAEALYREILPAIVFAMQSVEHLVCYGKRLAAARLGLGPVHDRAPAQAPTEFGLRCVQRYARALGPLP comes from the coding sequence ATGCCGGCGATCACGCAGCCTGCGGGGATCTATTCCATGCTCTACGCCTTCTTCGACGCGAAGGGCCGTCTGGACCGCGCCGCGATGCGCCGACAGGTCGAGGCCTGCGTGAAGAGCGCCGTGCATGGCGTCGCAGCGCTGGGGCTGGCCACCGAGGTCGCCAAGCTCGCCGAGTCCGAGCGGCGCACGCTGGTCGAGTGGGTGGCCGAGGAGCTGGCCGGCCGCCTGCCGCTCGCCGTGACCGTGGTCGGCGCGACGGTCGCGGAGCAGGTCGCCTTCGCCCGCTTTGCGCATTCCCTGGGCGCGGCGTGGGTGATTCTGCAACCGCCGCGCATCGCGGGTGCGGGCGATGCCGAACTCGTGCCCTTCTTCAGCGAGGTGATGGAGCGTCTGGACATGACGGTGGCGGTGCAGAACGCCCCCGAATACATCGGCGTCGGGCTGAGCCACGCGGGGATCGCGCGCCTTGCGCGTACGCACACCCACTTCACCGTGCTCAAAGGCGAAGGCCCGGCATTGCTGATCCGCGAGCTGATCGAGCAGACCGGGGGCAGGCTCGCGGTCTTCAACGGGCGGGCGGGACTGGAACTCACCGACAATCTGCGCGCCGGATGCGCGGGCATGGTGCCTGGAATCGACACCATGGAGCGTCAGGCTCGGATTTTCGACCTCATGCGCGCCGGCGAGGAGGCGCGTGCGGAGGCGTTGTACCGGGAGATTCTCCCGGCCATCGTGTTCGCGATGCAGTCGGTGGAACACCTGGTCTGCTACGGCAAGCGGCTGGCGGCCGCTCGCCTCGGACTGGGCCCGGTGCACGATCGCGCGCCGGCGCAGGCACCCACCGAGTTCGGCCTGCGGTGCGTGCAGCGCTACGCGCGGGCGCTCGGCCCGCTGCCCTGA
- a CDS encoding RraA family protein — MVLRLLLAAIAAILVQPAMAALPPEEIIAALRRPENSTGNIADAVEEATGARGWMSADMKPIMDGKIVGRAWTALLRPVLKSDERKYPNFALQVLDEAPAGSVLVYVLEGGLEIAGMGNLMATTAKVRGLEGTVIDGAVRDVSEIRRIGHPVFARRISPATSVGRLVSVAKQVPVKCAEITVHPGDYIVGDPDGVVVVPQAAAQRVVELLRQYDEKESKMIPIIQREKSMLKALEIYQRY; from the coding sequence ATGGTGCTTCGTCTGCTCTTGGCGGCCATCGCCGCCATCCTCGTTCAGCCCGCAATGGCGGCCCTGCCGCCGGAAGAAATCATCGCCGCGCTCAGACGGCCCGAGAACAGCACCGGCAACATTGCCGACGCGGTGGAAGAAGCCACCGGCGCGCGCGGCTGGATGAGCGCAGACATGAAGCCGATCATGGACGGCAAGATCGTGGGGCGCGCCTGGACCGCGTTGCTGCGCCCGGTGCTGAAGAGCGACGAGCGCAAGTACCCGAACTTCGCGCTGCAAGTCCTCGACGAGGCGCCGGCGGGCAGCGTGCTGGTGTACGTGCTGGAGGGCGGCCTCGAAATCGCGGGCATGGGCAACCTGATGGCCACCACCGCCAAGGTGCGCGGCCTGGAAGGCACGGTCATCGACGGCGCGGTGCGCGACGTCTCCGAGATCCGCCGCATCGGCCACCCGGTGTTCGCGCGGCGCATCAGCCCTGCCACCTCGGTCGGCCGCCTGGTCAGCGTCGCCAAGCAGGTGCCGGTCAAGTGCGCGGAGATCACGGTGCATCCGGGGGACTACATCGTGGGAGACCCGGACGGCGTCGTGGTCGTGCCGCAGGCGGCGGCGCAGCGCGTCGTGGAGTTGCTGCGGCAATACGACGAGAAGGAATCGAAGATGATCCCCATCATCCAGCGCGAAAAATCAATGCTCAAGGCGCTGGAAATCTACCAGCGCTACTGA
- a CDS encoding DUF465 domain-containing protein, translating into MVELTEEEAALIRRKIEALKVEHRDLDDVIARLSQDPTQDELQIRRLKRRKLLLKDQIALLERQLVPDIPA; encoded by the coding sequence ATGGTCGAGCTCACCGAGGAAGAGGCAGCGCTGATTCGCCGCAAGATCGAGGCGCTCAAGGTGGAGCACCGCGACCTCGACGACGTGATCGCGCGTCTATCCCAGGACCCCACCCAGGACGAGCTGCAAATCCGGCGGCTCAAGCGCCGCAAGCTGCTGCTCAAGGACCAGATCGCCCTGCTCGAGCGACAACTGGTTCCCGATATTCCGGCCTGA
- the ilvD gene encoding dihydroxy-acid dehydratase, which translates to MADNWRSRLITQGVARSPNRAMLRAVGFKNGDFDKPIVGVANGHSTMNPCNAGIQPLVDRAMAALEAAGAKPQVFGVPTVTDGIGMGTEGMKYSLVSREVIADAIETAVNGQMMDGVLVVGGCDKNMPGGMMAIARMNVPAIYVYAGTIKPGNWKGQALSIVSPFEAVGAFTAGKMSREDFEGIEKNACPTVGACGGMYTANTMSSSFEALGMSLLGSSQMASPDPEKAESAAESARVLVNAIRRNIRPRDIITRKAIENAIALVMATGGSTNAVLHYLSIASAAEVAWTIDDFEGIRQKVPVLCDLKPSGRYMATDFHRAGGVPQVLKMLLNHGLLHGDCLTITGRTIAEELKDVPDEPRADQDVIRPWSKPMYPQGHLAILRGNLSPEGCVAKIAGLKNPSITGPARVFDSEPEAMQAIIDKKIKAGDVVVIRYEGPKGGPGMQEMLAPTAALIGQGLGESVGLITDGRFSGGTWGMVVGHVAPEAFVGGTIALVKEGDSITIDAHKRLIQLNVSDDELARRRAAWKQPEPKYRRGLLAKYIRLVSTASRGAVTDAFDD; encoded by the coding sequence ATGGCGGACAACTGGCGCAGCCGATTGATCACCCAAGGGGTGGCGCGTTCCCCGAACCGCGCCATGCTGCGCGCGGTGGGTTTCAAGAACGGCGATTTCGACAAGCCCATCGTCGGCGTGGCCAACGGCCATTCGACGATGAATCCGTGCAACGCGGGCATTCAGCCGCTGGTCGATCGCGCCATGGCGGCACTGGAAGCAGCCGGCGCCAAGCCGCAGGTCTTCGGCGTGCCCACCGTCACCGACGGCATCGGCATGGGCACCGAGGGCATGAAGTACTCGCTCGTGTCGCGCGAGGTGATCGCCGACGCCATCGAGACCGCGGTCAACGGTCAGATGATGGACGGCGTCCTGGTGGTTGGCGGCTGCGACAAGAACATGCCGGGCGGGATGATGGCGATCGCGCGCATGAACGTGCCCGCGATCTACGTCTACGCCGGCACCATCAAGCCGGGCAACTGGAAGGGGCAGGCTCTGTCGATCGTGAGTCCCTTCGAGGCCGTCGGGGCGTTCACCGCGGGCAAGATGAGCCGGGAGGATTTCGAGGGTATCGAGAAGAACGCCTGTCCGACGGTGGGCGCCTGTGGCGGCATGTACACGGCGAACACGATGTCGTCCTCGTTCGAGGCGCTGGGCATGAGCCTGCTGGGCTCCTCGCAGATGGCTTCGCCCGATCCGGAGAAGGCCGAATCGGCTGCGGAGTCGGCGCGCGTACTGGTCAACGCGATACGGAGGAACATCCGCCCGCGCGACATCATCACGCGCAAGGCGATCGAGAACGCCATCGCGCTGGTGATGGCGACCGGCGGCTCCACCAACGCCGTGCTGCATTATCTGTCGATCGCCTCGGCGGCCGAAGTCGCGTGGACCATCGACGACTTCGAGGGCATCCGCCAGAAGGTTCCGGTGCTGTGCGATCTGAAGCCATCGGGTCGCTACATGGCGACGGACTTCCATCGCGCGGGCGGCGTCCCGCAAGTCCTCAAGATGCTGCTCAACCACGGGCTGCTGCATGGCGACTGCCTGACCATCACCGGCAGAACCATCGCCGAGGAGCTGAAGGACGTGCCCGACGAGCCGCGTGCCGATCAGGACGTGATCCGGCCGTGGAGCAAGCCGATGTATCCCCAAGGCCACCTCGCGATTCTGCGAGGCAACCTCTCTCCCGAGGGCTGTGTGGCAAAGATCGCGGGGTTGAAGAACCCGTCGATCACTGGCCCGGCGCGGGTTTTCGATTCCGAGCCGGAAGCGATGCAGGCGATCATCGACAAGAAGATCAAGGCGGGTGACGTCGTCGTCATCCGCTACGAAGGTCCGAAAGGCGGTCCGGGCATGCAGGAGATGCTCGCGCCGACCGCCGCGCTGATCGGCCAAGGCCTCGGCGAGTCGGTGGGCCTGATTACCGACGGGCGCTTTTCCGGCGGCACCTGGGGCATGGTGGTCGGCCATGTCGCCCCGGAGGCCTTCGTCGGTGGAACGATCGCGCTGGTAAAGGAGGGCGATTCAATCACGATCGACGCGCACAAGCGGCTCATCCAGCTCAACGTCTCCGACGATGAACTGGCGCGGCGGCGGGCGGCGTGGAAGCAGCCGGAGCCGAAATACAGGCGCGGGCTGCTCGCGAAGTACATCCGTCTTGTCTCCACCGCGTCCCGGGGCGCGGTGACGGATGCGTTCGACGACTGA
- a CDS encoding LysR substrate-binding domain-containing protein, translating to MELRHLRYFVTVAEELHFGRAAEKLRISQPPLSMQIRALEKELGVSLLNRTQRHVSLTQAGNALLGEARQVLARVEQAVLITRRAGRGEIGELVIGFISVADYNVLPIVLREFRKRYPMVNLTLREATSDALIEGLVNGRIDVAFALPPIAEPALESAAILREPLIVALPQRHALARGSGRVPLPALAGSPFILFPRRMAPGLYDDIVSFCRSAGFSPRVEQEAVQMQTIVSLVSAELGVALIPQSLKNLQRTGVVYKALREAGPLTEIHLAWRRGDALPVLKLFIDLARTLAPHAVSRSGRAGRR from the coding sequence ATGGAACTGCGCCACCTGCGCTACTTCGTGACGGTCGCGGAGGAACTGCACTTCGGGCGCGCGGCCGAGAAGCTGCGGATTTCGCAACCGCCGCTGTCGATGCAGATCCGCGCGCTGGAAAAGGAGCTGGGCGTGAGCCTCCTGAACCGTACCCAACGCCACGTGTCGCTCACGCAGGCCGGCAATGCGCTTCTCGGAGAAGCCCGTCAGGTTCTGGCGCGCGTGGAGCAGGCGGTGCTGATCACGCGCCGCGCGGGGCGCGGGGAGATCGGGGAGCTCGTCATCGGGTTCATCAGCGTGGCCGACTACAACGTACTGCCCATCGTGCTGCGCGAATTCAGGAAGCGCTATCCGATGGTCAACCTCACGCTGCGCGAAGCCACGAGCGACGCGCTGATCGAGGGGCTCGTCAACGGGCGCATCGATGTGGCTTTCGCGCTGCCGCCCATCGCGGAGCCGGCGCTCGAGTCGGCGGCGATCCTGCGAGAGCCGTTGATCGTTGCGCTCCCGCAGCGCCATGCGCTGGCCCGCGGCAGCGGCCGCGTGCCGCTTCCGGCGCTGGCCGGCTCGCCGTTCATCCTGTTTCCGCGGCGAATGGCGCCCGGCCTGTACGACGACATCGTGAGCTTCTGCCGCAGCGCCGGCTTCAGCCCGCGCGTGGAGCAGGAGGCGGTGCAGATGCAGACCATCGTCAGCCTGGTGTCCGCGGAGCTGGGCGTGGCGCTTATCCCGCAGTCGCTGAAGAATCTGCAACGCACCGGCGTGGTGTACAAGGCGCTGCGCGAAGCGGGTCCCCTGACCGAGATCCACCTCGCCTGGCGGCGCGGCGACGCGCTGCCCGTGCTAAAACTCTTCATCGACCTCGCGCGAACGCTGGCGCCGCACGCGGTATCGAGATCAGGGCGCGCCGGCCGCCGATGA
- the tsaE gene encoding tRNA (adenosine(37)-N6)-threonylcarbamoyltransferase complex ATPase subunit type 1 TsaE: MSESWQFCLEDEDATLALGAKLAGLLQPGMYIALRGELGSGKTTLVRGMLRALGHDGHVKSPTYALVEAYEVSGLNFYHFDFYRFADPHELIDAGLREAFNGTAVCVVEWPERAEGFLPRPDLSVTLRVSGQGRTALIEAQSEIGKDCLRRLQP; encoded by the coding sequence ATGAGCGAATCGTGGCAGTTCTGCCTCGAAGACGAGGACGCCACGCTGGCACTCGGCGCGAAGCTGGCAGGGCTGCTGCAGCCGGGAATGTACATCGCGCTGCGCGGCGAGCTGGGCAGCGGCAAGACCACGCTCGTGCGCGGCATGCTGCGTGCGCTGGGCCATGACGGACACGTAAAGAGCCCGACCTACGCGCTGGTTGAAGCGTACGAGGTTTCCGGGCTAAACTTCTATCACTTTGATTTTTATCGGTTCGCCGATCCGCACGAGCTGATCGATGCAGGACTGCGGGAAGCCTTCAACGGCACCGCGGTCTGCGTCGTTGAGTGGCCGGAGCGAGCCGAAGGTTTCTTGCCCCGCCCGGATCTCAGCGTGACGCTCCGCGTGTCGGGCCAGGGCCGCACGGCGCTGATCGAGGCGCAGTCGGAGATCGGAAAAGATTGCTTACGGCGGTTACAGCCCTGA